DNA from Mycobacterium sp. SMC-8:
ACCTCTGCCGCAACGACTCTCGTCAGGCGGGCACCACGACCGTCAGATGGTCGCCGTGACGCTCGACGCGCATGTCGGCCCGTCGGGCCACCGCGGCGACGGCCGCGGCATCGGCAGGCTCGGAACGGGTGCTCGCCAATACGCGGGCCAGCCGTCCCTTGTGTGCCTTGTTGAAGTGGCTGACGGTCGTGCGCCGGCCGTCGTTGTGCTCGGCCACCACGTCCACCGACACGGCGTGGGGCAGCCTGCCCAGCGCGGCGTAGGACCCCGACCGCAGGTCGACGACCAACTCGCCTGCGGCGATCTCGGCGAGCACGGGTTCGAGCACCGGTTTCCAGCGGGCCGCCAGCGTCGGGCGCCCCGGTAGCTTCGAACCGGCCGACAGCCGGTAGGCCGGGATATGGTCTCTGGCCCGCAGCAGCCCGAACAACGCAGAACCGACGGCCAGCCTCGCCTCGGCGCGGGCTGCGGCCGCCCCCTTCAGCGATTCGACATCCAGTGCGTCGTAGAGCACGCCGGTGTATCGCCGGATGGCCGGCAGCGTCGGCGCGGTTCGCAGCGCGGCGTTGCGGTCGATCTCGCCGTCCTGGGACGGCGAGATCCCGAGGGCCTTGCGGCTGGCGGGCCGATCGGCGGCCAGGTCGACCAGTTCGTCGACGAGCTCGGCGCGCAGGCCACGCAGCTCTGGTGAGCTCATCGACTCCAGCGACAGCGGCGGTCCGTCCCCGCCGGAACGCTTGGTCTCCGAAGGCGGCAGCAGCACGATCACCGCACAGAGGCTAGCCTCGACGTTTCGTGAAATAGGCTGTTGACACGACCTGTAATGCACGGAAGTGCCTGTCCTGTTTGAGAAAATGTGACTTGTCTAGGGTCCATGTTCACAAAGCGGGAAGGCACTCCGTAGGTGAAGCGTAGCGCGGTTCGTTCTCTGCTGGTGGATTCAGGTCGCGAGTCGTTGGTCTCGTCGGCCGGCGGGCTGCTGTTGGCTCGGACGCTGCACGTCTCGGGACTGGAAAAGGCCATGTCAGAGGTCTTGAAGCGGTGGCGGGCACCACGAACCCTGCACGACCCGGCCAAGGTGCTCACCGATGTCGCGATCGCGGTGGCACTCGGCGGTGACTGTGCCGCCGATATCGCGGTGGTGCGTGCTCAGCCCGAGCTGTTCGGGGCGGTGGCCTCCGATGCCACCGTGTCACGTCTGATCGCCACGCTGGCCGGCGACGTCGATGCCGCCGTTGCGGCGATCCGCGCGGCCCGGGCAGCAGCCCGCGCGCACATATGGCGGCGCCAGCAACCGCTGGCCGGTACCTCAGGCAGCCAGGTCATCGTCGATCTGGACGCCACCCTGGTGACCGCCCACAGCGACAAACAGGGCGCCACCCCAACCTTCAAGTACGGATACGGGTTTCATCCCATGCTCGCCTTCGTCGACCACGGCAGCCACGGATCCGGTGAAGCCCTGGTCGGGTTGCTGCGACCCGGCTCAGCCGGCTCCAACAGCGCTGCTGACCACATCAGTGTCCTGGATGCCGCGTTGGCCCAACTGCCCGAACCCGAACGGGCCCGGGTGCTGGTGCGCACCGACACCGGTGGCGGGGTCAAGGACTTCCTGCACCACATCACCGACCTGGGACTGCAGTACTCAGTCGGGTTCTACGGCATGCCCCCGATCGTCGAAGCGCTGCGCCGGGTCCCGCGGCGGGCGTGGCGGGCTGCCCTCGACGGCGACGGCACACCACGCGAGGGCGCCCAGGTCGCTGAGTTGACCCGCTACCTGCCCGACACGCTGAAAGGCTGGCCGGCAGGGATGCGGGTCATCGCCCGCCGAGAACGTCCCCATCCCGGCGCGCAGTTGCGCCTGACCGATGACAACGGGTGGCGGATCACGTGCTTTGCGACCAACACCCGCGGTTGGTCGATCTGCGATCTCGAAGTCCGGCACCGTCAACGCGCCCGCGCGGAAGACCGCATCCGCAACCTCAAAGACACCGGACTGACCAACCTGCCGTTTCACGGGTTCGCCCAGAATCAGATCTGGCTGGAGATCACCCTGCTGGCCGCTGACCTGCTGGTCTGGACCCAAGTCCTGGCCTTCACCGGCCACCCGGCCAGAGGCTGGGAACCCAAACGACTACGCCTGCGCCTGCTTGCCGTCGCCGGACGCATCATCACCTCAGGGCGTCGCCGCTACCTACGGCTGCCAAGAGGCTGGCCGTGGAGCGACCTCATCGAATTCGGCTGGACCGCACTGCAACCCACCTAAAACACAGAAACCATTCCGACGAGCAAAGGACCCAGGAGCACCGGCGAGACGCAACGCCGGAACCCCAGGCCGCCCACGTCAGAACCGCCCACCCACGCCACGAAAAGACCTCAACTACCCGCCACGTGAAAGATCGAGGCTAGTGCCCGCGCCGTCGGTCCCGGCTCAGGGTGTCGGTGCGCTGACTCACGGTGCCGGCGGCGCCGCGATCTCCTGGCCGGCCAGCATCACCGGTTGCGCCGGCGGGGGCGGGGGCGGGGGCGGGGGCGGCACGGCGCCCGGCGGTGGGGCCATCGGCGGGGCGAGCATCGGGTCCGGAACCGGCGGCACCTCGGCCGGCATCGGCAGGAACATGTGATTGGTGAACTGGTCCTGGTAGGCGCCGCCGCCGCCGACCTTCACGCCGCCGCCCTCGCCCGAGGACACCGGCGTGCCGTCGGGCAGCGTCACCGCGGTGTGCCCACCATTCCAACCCACCACCAGCGCGCCGGGCTGGCTGCCGTACTGGAAGCCTCGGGCCAGCAGAGCGCTCTCGATGTTGCCGGTGTGGAACCTGTCTCCATAGACCGGCCTGCCGGTGGCGGCATTGGTCACCCAGGACACCAGGCCCGAACAGTCGGTGCCCGCGGGGGAGTCCCCGCCGGACACGTACGGCGTGCCCGACACCTGGCTGACAAGCGTCAAGAGTGTTGCGATGGCAAACATGCGGACGCACGTTAACAGAGGGTCTCTAATACGCCCAAAATCTGTGACGGCAGGCACAATACACGTTCAATCGGTCTACATCTCACGAAAAACGTTGTGCAGCGCCCGCATTCGCAGGACAGAGGGGTGTCACTCCATGCCCCTCAATCCCATTGCAGTTCAGGGCATTACGCGAATTTCGAGGGAATGCGAGAGCACTCGCGCATTCTCCGGCGCAGATGGTGTGCGGGTTTGCTGCAGGATGGACCGCGAGGTGCTGTGCGGCCGCTCAGCGATGCGCCAGCAACAGCGGGATCCGCTGCTCGGCGTCCGTCAGCGACCCATGCTGTCCCACCAGCGACGACTCCAGGGGTTCGGCACTGCGGCGCAGCAGACCCGAGCAGCCCCGGGCGGCGGCCACCACGTCACCGATCCGCGGTCGGACCTCATCGGTGACGCGTTCGCCGAACCAGCCCGCCGCCACCGCCTCGTCGCGGGTGACGACCCACGCCCTGTCACCGAGAGCGGTGCGCCAGGTCGCCAGCACCTCGTCGGTGGCACCGGGCCGGGTATAGATGTGGCGGGCGCGCACCTCGCCGCCGACCGCGTCCACCCCGTCGGAGAGTTCGGAGACCGCGTCGAGATCCACTGCGCTGTCGTCGAGCTCGACCATGCCGTGGTCGGCCACCACCGCGAGCAGACCCCCGACGGGCAGATTCCCGACGATCGATTCGACCATGGTGTCCACCTGCCGCAACTGCAGGCGCCACGCCGGCGAACCGGGCCCGTGCAGATGTCCGACCAGGTCGAGGTCGGCGTGGTACCCGTAGCAGAAGCCCCGACCGGTGATCACCGCACCGATGGTGTCCGCCAGGTCGCCCATCGCGTGCACACCTCGGTAGGTGCCACCACGCAGCACCGCGCGGGTCAGTCCCGAACCGGCGAACTGGGCGCCCGAGATCACCGAGACCGCAGCACCGGCCGATGAGGCCCGTTCGAACACCGTGGCCTGCGGTTGCACGGCCTCCGGAACGGCCTTCTCACGCAGGTCACCGCCCCAGGGATGCGGCAGCCATCGCAGCGCGTTGATCACCCCGACGTCGGGCAGACGGAAGGACATCCCTACCATGCCGTGTTCGCCGGAGCGGCACCCGGTCCCCACGGCGGCCAGCCCGGCCGCGGTGGTCGAGGGGAAACCGACCTGCAGGGTGGCACCGCGCAGTCCGGCGAGCACCGGTGCGTCGGCAGCGTAGGTATCGAGCAGTTCGGCGCCCAGCCCGTCGATCAGCAGCACACACGCGCCGGCCACATCGTAGGGCAGCGGGATACGCGGTTCGAACCCCGTCACGCCCATCGCCGCCAGCACCGAGGGCGCGACGTCGGCCAGGTGCGGTAGCGCCGGATCCGGACGGGGCAGCTCCACGTCAGAACTGCGGAAGCCGGACCACCTGCACGAAGAACTCGTCGATCTGGCGTACCGCGTTCATGAACTGGTCCAGGTCGACCGGCTTGGTGACGTAGGCGTTGGCGTGCAGCTTGTAGCTGCGCAGAATGTCCTCTTCGGCCGACGAGGTGGTCAGCACCACCACCGGGATGTGGCTCAGGTCAGGGTCGGACTTGATCTGCTCGAGCAGCTGGCGACCGTCGTACTTCGGCAGGTTCAGGTCCAGCAGGACCAGGTCCGGACGAGGCGCATCGGTGTAGGCGCCGCGCCGGTACAGGAAGTCCAGGCCTTCCTCGCCGTCGTGGGCGACGTGCAAGGTGTTCTTGATCTTGTTGTGCTCGAACGCTTCCCGCGTGATCAGCTCGTCCCCGGGGTCGTCCTCGATGAGCAGGACGTCGATGGCGCGTTCAGCCGGAGTCATGTGGTCGATCCTTCCAGGAGTCTGGGTGCCGTGTCATCCGCGGTGATCGGCAACGTGAAATGGAACCGGGTGCCACCGGTGTGCGCCGTGTCGATCCAGATGGTGCCGCCGTGGTGTTCGACGATCTTCTTGCACAGGGCCAGCCCGATGCCCGTGCCGGTGTACGCGTCGCGGCCGTGCAGGCGCTGGAAGATCACGAACACCTTGTCGGCGAACTCGGGCGCGATGCCGATGCCGTTGTCGGTCACGGTGAACGACCAGTTGTCCGCCTGGTTCCCGTCGCCGTCGGCGACCTCCCGGACCACGTCGATGACGACGCGCGGGGCCACCCCCTCGCGGCGGAACTTCACCGCGTTGCCGACCAGGTTCTGCCACAGCATGGTCAGCAGCGTGGGGTCGCCCTTGACCGTCGGCAGCCCGCCCGCCGGCCGCTCGATGACCGCCCCGGACTCCTCGACCGCGGTGGACAGGTTGCCCAGCGCGGTGTCGAGCGCGGTGCCGAGGTCGACGTCGGCTTCGGTGGCGTTGAGCCGTCCCACCCGCGAGAAGGTCAGCAGATCGTTGATGAGGACCTGCATGCGTTTGGCGCCGTCGACCGCGAACCCGATGTACTCGACACCGCGTTCGTCGAGCTTGTCGCCGTAGCGCTTCTCCAGCAGCTGGCAGAACGAGGCGACCT
Protein-coding regions in this window:
- a CDS encoding alkaline phosphatase family protein, which codes for MELPRPDPALPHLADVAPSVLAAMGVTGFEPRIPLPYDVAGACVLLIDGLGAELLDTYAADAPVLAGLRGATLQVGFPSTTAAGLAAVGTGCRSGEHGMVGMSFRLPDVGVINALRWLPHPWGGDLREKAVPEAVQPQATVFERASSAGAAVSVISGAQFAGSGLTRAVLRGGTYRGVHAMGDLADTIGAVITGRGFCYGYHADLDLVGHLHGPGSPAWRLQLRQVDTMVESIVGNLPVGGLLAVVADHGMVELDDSAVDLDAVSELSDGVDAVGGEVRARHIYTRPGATDEVLATWRTALGDRAWVVTRDEAVAAGWFGERVTDEVRPRIGDVVAAARGCSGLLRRSAEPLESSLVGQHGSLTDAEQRIPLLLAHR
- a CDS encoding C40 family peptidase, with translation MFAIATLLTLVSQVSGTPYVSGGDSPAGTDCSGLVSWVTNAATGRPVYGDRFHTGNIESALLARGFQYGSQPGALVVGWNGGHTAVTLPDGTPVSSGEGGGVKVGGGGAYQDQFTNHMFLPMPAEVPPVPDPMLAPPMAPPPGAVPPPPPPPPPPAQPVMLAGQEIAAPPAP
- a CDS encoding IS1380 family transposase, coding for MKRSAVRSLLVDSGRESLVSSAGGLLLARTLHVSGLEKAMSEVLKRWRAPRTLHDPAKVLTDVAIAVALGGDCAADIAVVRAQPELFGAVASDATVSRLIATLAGDVDAAVAAIRAARAAARAHIWRRQQPLAGTSGSQVIVDLDATLVTAHSDKQGATPTFKYGYGFHPMLAFVDHGSHGSGEALVGLLRPGSAGSNSAADHISVLDAALAQLPEPERARVLVRTDTGGGVKDFLHHITDLGLQYSVGFYGMPPIVEALRRVPRRAWRAALDGDGTPREGAQVAELTRYLPDTLKGWPAGMRVIARRERPHPGAQLRLTDDNGWRITCFATNTRGWSICDLEVRHRQRARAEDRIRNLKDTGLTNLPFHGFAQNQIWLEITLLAADLLVWTQVLAFTGHPARGWEPKRLRLRLLAVAGRIITSGRRRYLRLPRGWPWSDLIEFGWTALQPT
- a CDS encoding response regulator, with amino-acid sequence MTPAERAIDVLLIEDDPGDELITREAFEHNKIKNTLHVAHDGEEGLDFLYRRGAYTDAPRPDLVLLDLNLPKYDGRQLLEQIKSDPDLSHIPVVVLTTSSAEEDILRSYKLHANAYVTKPVDLDQFMNAVRQIDEFFVQVVRLPQF
- the yaaA gene encoding peroxide stress protein YaaA; protein product: MIVLLPPSETKRSGGDGPPLSLESMSSPELRGLRAELVDELVDLAADRPASRKALGISPSQDGEIDRNAALRTAPTLPAIRRYTGVLYDALDVESLKGAAAARAEARLAVGSALFGLLRARDHIPAYRLSAGSKLPGRPTLAARWKPVLEPVLAEIAAGELVVDLRSGSYAALGRLPHAVSVDVVAEHNDGRRTTVSHFNKAHKGRLARVLASTRSEPADAAAVAAVARRADMRVERHGDHLTVVVPA